A region of Haliotis asinina isolate JCU_RB_2024 chromosome 9, JCU_Hal_asi_v2, whole genome shotgun sequence DNA encodes the following proteins:
- the LOC137296055 gene encoding DNA/RNA-binding protein KIN17-like, with amino-acid sequence MGKEKGGFLTPKAIANRIKAKGLQKLRWYCQMCQKQCRDENGFKCHMMSESHQRQLLLFAENPDKYLDTFSKDFQDGYLELLRRRFGTKRVHANIVYQEYIADREHVHMNSTMWETLTEFVKWLGKEGECVVDYTEKGWFVQYIDRDPETIRRQEAVKAKEKMDMDDEERTARFIQQQISRASQSDTKLHNPEFTELKREDEEEKVTFCLDSGAKKKEEAMFKKPTDNPLKKVDSKSVFQKAESSQRERKADTGAEMRGQKRKSALGEIMEFEEKKKEKVNRKDYWLQKGIVVKIVSKKLGDKFYKKKAYVKEVKDLYTGIIKTLDSGDTIKVDQTHVETVIPAIGKEVMVVNGAYRGERAVLEDIDTKKFCCTIKINSGLITGRVVEGVQYEDISKLHT; translated from the exons ATGGGGAAAGAGAAAGGAGGTTTTTTAACTCCCAAAGCAATAGCTAATCGTATCAAAGCCAAAGGACTTCAGAAATTGCGATGGTATTGCCAGATGTGTCAGAAACAGTGTCGTGATGAG AATGGTTTCAAGTGCCACATGATGTCTGAGTCCCATCAGAGACAGCTGCTGTTGTTTGCAGAGAACCCAGACAAATACCTTGATACATTTTCAAA AGATTTTCAGGATGGGTACTTGGAATTACTGCGGCGGAGATTCGGAACCAAGCGAGTCCATGCCAACATAGTGTACCAGGAATACATTGCAGATCGGGAACACGTCCACATGAACTCCACAATGTGGGAGACCCTCACTGAGTTTGTCAAGTGGTTGGGGAAAGAAG GTGAGTGTGTGGTGGACTACACAGAGAAGGGATGGTTTGTCCAATACATTGACCGAGACCCAGAGACCATCAGGAGGCAGGAAGCAGTTAAGGCCAAGGAGAAGATGGACATGGACGATGAGGAAAGAACGGCCAGATTTATCCAGCAACAGATTTCAAGAGCATCTCAGTCTGACACCAAGCTCCACAATCCTGAGTTCACAGAACTAAAACGAGAGGACGAAGAAGAAAAGG TTACCTTCTGTCTTGACTCCGGAGCTAAGAAGAAAGAGGAGGCCATGTTCAA GAAGCCAACAGACAACCCACTGAAGAAAGTGGACAGCAAGTCGGTGTTTCAGAAGGCAGAGAGTTCTCAACGAGAGAGGAAGGCTGACACAGGGGCAGAGATGAGGGGACAGAAGAGGAAAAGTGCTTTGGGTGAAATCATGGAG TTtgaggagaagaagaaagagaAAGTCAATCGGAAGGACTACTGGCTCCAGAAGGGTATTGTTGTCAAAATTGTGTCCAAGAAACTGGGGGACAAGTTCTACAAGAAGAAGGCTTATGTAAAA GAAGTGAAGGACTTGTATACAGGTATCATCAAGACACTGGATTCAGGCGACACCATCAAGGTGGACCAGACCCACGTTGAAACAGTCATACCTGCTATAG GCAAGGAGGTGATGGTTGTGAATGGAGCCTACCGAGGAGAGAGGGCAGTACTGGAAGACATTGATACCAAGAAATTCTGTTGCACCATCAAAATAAACTCA GGCTTGATAACAGGTCGTGTTGTTGAAGGTGTACAATATGAAGACATCAGTAAGTTACACACGTGA
- the LOC137297247 gene encoding DNA/RNA-binding protein KIN17-like produces MGKEKGGFLTPKAIANRIKAKGLQKLRWYCQMCQKQCRDENGFKCHMMSESHQRQLLLFAENPDKYLDTFSKDFQDGYLELLRRRFGTKRVHANIVYQEYIADREHVHMNSTMWETLTEFVKWLGKEVLVTKNLLMEKKFH; encoded by the exons ATGGGGAAAGAGAAAGGAGGTTTTTTAACTCCCAAAGCAATAGCTAATCGTATCAAAGCCAAAGGACTTCAGAAATTGCGATGGTATTGCCAGATGTGTCAGAAACAGTGTCGTGATGAG AATGGTTTCAAGTGCCACATGATGTCTGAGTCCCATCAGAGACAGCTGCTGTTGTTTGCAGAGAACCCAGACAAATACCTTGATACATTTTCAAA AGATTTTCAGGATGGGTACTTGGAATTACTGCGGCGGAGATTCGGAACCAAGCGAGTCCATGCCAACATAGTGTACCAGGAATACATTGCAGATCGGGAACACGTCCACATGAACTCCACAATGTGGGAGACCCTCACTGAGTTTGTCAAGTGGTTGGGGAAAGAAG TTCTTGTTACCAAGAATCTACTGATGGAGAAGAAATTTCATTGA